In a single window of the Olivibacter sp. SDN3 genome:
- the atpG gene encoding ATP synthase F1 subunit gamma yields MANLKEVRNRITSVSSTQQITRAMKMVSAAKLKRATNAIVQLRPYADKLQDILSNLSSSVEGTSSPFMTNRKPRKILLVVVTSNRGLAGAFNANVIKTANLLITKKYSEQHKKGNVKIVAIGKKGQDYYKKNKYEVLGNHVELFSKLNFENTAKITASIMQGFLDGEFDKVELVYNQFKNAAVQVLKTEQLLPLLPAVTVEEDKAPLAVDYILEPSKEEIIEQLIPKSIKIQLYKAVLDSHASEHGARMTAMDKATDNAGELLKSLKLSYNQARQAAITTELTEIVSGAAALSNG; encoded by the coding sequence ATGGCTAATTTAAAAGAAGTAAGAAACCGGATAACCTCTGTAAGCTCCACACAACAGATTACTAGAGCGATGAAGATGGTATCTGCTGCTAAATTAAAGCGGGCGACAAATGCTATCGTTCAGCTGCGTCCGTATGCAGACAAGCTACAAGATATTTTGTCGAACTTGTCTTCTTCTGTAGAAGGAACATCTTCTCCTTTTATGACTAACCGTAAGCCACGCAAGATATTGCTGGTAGTAGTTACTTCGAATAGAGGTTTGGCTGGAGCATTTAATGCAAATGTTATAAAAACCGCTAACTTACTGATAACTAAAAAATACAGTGAGCAACATAAAAAGGGCAATGTAAAAATTGTTGCAATAGGGAAAAAAGGACAAGATTATTATAAAAAAAATAAATACGAAGTTCTGGGTAATCACGTCGAGCTATTCTCGAAGTTGAATTTCGAAAATACAGCTAAGATCACGGCATCCATTATGCAGGGCTTTTTAGATGGCGAGTTTGATAAAGTGGAACTGGTATATAATCAGTTTAAGAATGCAGCGGTTCAGGTATTAAAAACAGAACAGTTGTTGCCATTATTGCCCGCAGTTACGGTAGAAGAAGATAAGGCTCCGTTAGCCGTTGATTATATCTTAGAACCTTCGAAGGAAGAGATCATCGAGCAACTTATTCCTAAATCTATTAAAATACAGTTGTACAAAGCGGTACTGGATTCCCATGCTTCGGAACACGGGGCACGGATGACTGCTATGGATAAAGCAACAGATAACGCGGGAGAGTTGCTAAAGTCGTTGAAATTATCATATAACCAAGCAAGACAAGCGGCTATTACTACTGAACTTACAGAGATCGTGAGTGGTGCGGCTGCGCTCTCAAACGGCTAA